One genomic segment of Pedobacter endophyticus includes these proteins:
- a CDS encoding DUF1573 domain-containing protein gives MKKVFLMAIAVLTFASCRNANNSNETSTLVSVGNDTTAQAQIAPGDAPVIVFERDVYDFGKIAQGEKVLHEFKFRNTGKSPLIISNATATCGCTVPQIPGEPILPGKEGKINVVFNSEGKMGVQDKVVTVTSNANPNIATVHLVGEVLEKK, from the coding sequence ATGAAGAAAGTTTTCCTAATGGCGATTGCGGTGCTCACATTTGCATCGTGCCGTAACGCAAATAACTCGAATGAAACATCTACGTTGGTATCGGTTGGTAATGATACTACGGCGCAGGCACAAATTGCTCCTGGCGATGCACCTGTTATTGTATTTGAAAGAGACGTTTACGATTTCGGAAAAATTGCGCAAGGAGAAAAAGTGCTGCACGAATTTAAATTCAGAAATACGGGAAAGAGCCCGCTAATTATTAGCAACGCCACGGCGACATGTGGCTGTACGGTGCCGCAAATTCCCGGCGAACCGATTTTACCGGGTAAAGAAGGAAAAATCAATGTGGTTTTTAATAGCGAAGGTAAAATGGGGGTGCAAGATAAAGTGGTTACGGTAACTTCGAACGCAAACCCTAATATTGCCACTGTACATTTGGTTGGCGAGGTTTTAGAAAAGAAATAG
- the yajC gene encoding preprotein translocase subunit YajC: MTTTTIILDAPGGFGQYGQLIMLGAIALVFYFFMIRPQVKKAKDHKKLISELKKGDKVITTAGIHGRIIDMNEATFLIEVESGAKIRFDKSAVSLDATKAVVAPAKA; encoded by the coding sequence ATGACTACTACTACAATAATTTTAGATGCACCAGGCGGGTTCGGGCAGTACGGACAATTAATTATGCTGGGCGCAATTGCGCTGGTATTTTATTTTTTCATGATACGTCCGCAAGTAAAAAAAGCAAAAGATCATAAAAAATTAATCTCCGAATTAAAGAAAGGTGATAAAGTAATAACAACAGCTGGTATTCATGGCCGTATTATAGATATGAATGAAGCTACTTTCTTAATTGAGGTAGAGAGCGGTGCGAAGATCCGTTTCGATAAATCTGCAGTTTCATTAGATGCTACAAAAGCGGTTGTTGCACCAGCAAAAGCCTAG
- a CDS encoding YbbR-like domain-containing protein has product MPFIRLTKIERRRVLSLLACLALAVAAWFFMALSNKYIYSAKTVLVFKNSPTKRAFYPLQSDTVDLQVEGTGWQLLFARLRISPPSISISLSQLNSKDFIVCSDQLFSINQQVEENTQKVISIKPDTLYFDFTKRVVKKVPIKLIQRVNFVKQYGIANEILLNPNFVKVAGPLEELKKINSWPTDTLKLDNVQSSATVRIALQHSVHKNISIYPSSVEVKMGVDEFTEKTVEVPLKIINNKNYNSIKLYPKKIKVTFLVALSNYQQVDENFITATVDTDEWQTLHHKQLTVTLTEFPDYCKLVNITPAKVDFIVEK; this is encoded by the coding sequence ATGCCCTTTATCAGATTAACCAAAATTGAACGACGCCGTGTATTAAGCTTGCTTGCCTGCTTAGCGCTTGCGGTTGCGGCTTGGTTTTTTATGGCATTAAGCAATAAATACATTTACAGCGCCAAAACGGTACTTGTTTTTAAAAACTCGCCAACAAAACGGGCTTTTTATCCTTTGCAATCAGACACAGTAGATTTGCAGGTAGAAGGTACAGGCTGGCAGCTGCTGTTTGCACGGTTAAGAATCAGTCCGCCCTCTATTTCTATAAGTTTAAGCCAGCTGAACAGCAAGGATTTTATTGTTTGCTCTGATCAGCTCTTTAGTATCAACCAGCAGGTAGAGGAGAACACCCAGAAAGTTATTTCTATAAAGCCCGATACTTTATACTTCGATTTTACTAAGCGGGTGGTTAAAAAGGTGCCCATTAAGTTAATCCAGCGTGTTAATTTCGTAAAGCAATACGGTATAGCCAACGAGATTTTGCTGAACCCGAATTTTGTTAAAGTTGCGGGCCCGCTTGAAGAGTTAAAAAAGATTAACTCGTGGCCAACGGACACGCTGAAGCTGGATAACGTTCAATCGAGCGCAACGGTACGGATTGCCTTGCAGCACAGCGTTCATAAAAATATCAGTATTTATCCGTCATCCGTCGAGGTAAAAATGGGTGTCGACGAGTTTACAGAGAAAACCGTTGAGGTTCCGTTAAAGATTATCAACAACAAAAACTATAACAGCATTAAGCTATACCCCAAAAAGATTAAGGTTACGTTTTTGGTGGCGCTGAGCAATTACCAGCAGGTAGATGAGAACTTTATTACGGCAACTGTTGATACGGATGAATGGCAAACGCTTCACCACAAGCAACTTACGGTAACGCTTACCGAGTTTCCGGATTATTGTAAGCTGGTGAATATTACGCCTGCAAAAGTAGATTTTATAGTAGAAAAGTAA
- the coaE gene encoding dephospho-CoA kinase (Dephospho-CoA kinase (CoaE) performs the final step in coenzyme A biosynthesis.), translating to MYKVGITGGIGSGKTTVCKVFEVLGIPVFYADTEAKNIMIGDAVLIDGIKSAFGNESYFADGKLNNKHIAGIVFNNETELAKLNALVHPAVFRAFDAWEAVVNPNVPYTLKEAALLFESGSYKMCDTTILVTAPTELRLNRVIERDNVTAEQVKARMDKQFSDVEKEKLADHFVINDEQHGIIAQVLALHQQFLSMSNG from the coding sequence ATGTACAAAGTAGGGATAACGGGCGGAATTGGCAGCGGGAAAACGACTGTTTGTAAGGTTTTCGAAGTACTGGGGATTCCGGTTTTTTATGCGGATACTGAAGCGAAGAACATCATGATCGGCGATGCGGTGTTGATTGATGGTATTAAATCGGCTTTTGGTAACGAAAGTTACTTTGCAGATGGGAAACTAAACAATAAGCACATTGCGGGGATTGTTTTTAATAACGAAACGGAGCTTGCAAAGTTGAACGCACTGGTACACCCGGCGGTTTTCAGGGCTTTTGATGCCTGGGAAGCAGTAGTTAACCCGAATGTTCCCTATACGTTAAAGGAAGCAGCGCTGCTTTTCGAAAGCGGTTCTTATAAAATGTGCGATACAACGATTCTGGTTACTGCCCCGACTGAGCTACGATTAAACCGCGTAATTGAACGCGACAACGTTACTGCCGAGCAGGTAAAGGCACGGATGGATAAACAATTTAGTGATGTTGAAAAAGAAAAACTGGCCGATCACTTTGTTATAAATGATGAACAACATGGCATAATAGCGCAG